In a genomic window of Streptomyces pristinaespiralis:
- a CDS encoding nitroreductase family protein, producing MSDSPLVTEALALARSSVAPGPGFPAGPANVPPRGEALPVPACLDRILRLSLAGGRLRPAPSAGALHPVDTYLLLGSGCGLPPGVYAYHPARHRLHRHGPAPEPAPAGAFAVLGVTARRTVSHYGHRGWPLVLLDAGHAAAALALSGAHAVCLDADGGLLSAAAGGVPVALAAVQLLPGDHGALGRWAESRNSSPQSPSPGAGAEEAPECLRTALRVLGELADSGGGYGTWHPVAGRRPDDSVLLSRRSAAPGFHGMPSNAVLARILAAAETASPAGPRWSLAVGGPRPGLLTSRPPGGSAAGGGGFGASAAYEGPVPGDGTATLHRPASGDVLPTLAHWAARQGWIAQAGAVLLAYGCPAGASAAQIRHDHLAAGYGIGHAQAAATAAGVPSRPVGSWQGADLGAALGGPAGQDWVIHGLALGRTPAVDRTPRPTTGRRTGPATGRTNGPAAGSTTTTATGRGVGAATVPHAGAAADAGTGRSAGTATGRETPAAPGPAPRPATGRETPAAPRPATGPATGPATGPATGREAGTATRSAPRPATGRTIQGDEPS from the coding sequence GTGTCGGATTCGCCCCTGGTGACCGAAGCGCTGGCCCTGGCCCGTTCCTCGGTGGCCCCCGGCCCGGGCTTCCCCGCGGGGCCGGCGAACGTGCCCCCGCGCGGGGAGGCGCTGCCCGTCCCCGCCTGCCTGGACCGCATCCTGCGGCTCTCGCTCGCGGGCGGAAGACTGCGGCCGGCGCCCTCGGCCGGCGCGCTGCACCCGGTGGACACGTATCTGCTGCTCGGGTCCGGCTGCGGGCTCCCGCCGGGCGTCTACGCCTACCATCCGGCGCGCCACCGACTGCACCGGCACGGTCCGGCACCCGAACCGGCACCGGCGGGCGCCTTCGCCGTCCTGGGCGTCACCGCGCGCCGCACCGTGTCGCACTACGGCCACCGGGGCTGGCCCCTGGTGCTGCTCGACGCGGGCCACGCGGCGGCCGCGCTCGCCCTGTCGGGTGCGCACGCCGTCTGCCTGGACGCTGACGGCGGGCTGCTGTCAGCGGCGGCCGGAGGTGTGCCGGTCGCCCTCGCCGCCGTGCAGTTGCTTCCCGGGGATCACGGCGCGCTCGGGCGCTGGGCCGAGAGCCGGAACAGCTCCCCGCAGTCGCCGTCGCCGGGGGCGGGGGCGGAGGAAGCGCCGGAATGTCTGCGCACCGCCCTGCGCGTCCTCGGCGAGCTCGCCGACTCCGGCGGCGGGTACGGCACTTGGCACCCGGTCGCCGGTCGGCGACCGGACGACTCCGTGCTGTTGTCGCGGCGCAGCGCGGCCCCCGGCTTCCACGGAATGCCGTCGAACGCCGTGCTGGCACGGATCCTCGCCGCCGCGGAGACCGCGTCACCGGCGGGGCCGCGCTGGAGCCTGGCGGTGGGCGGGCCGCGACCGGGCCTGCTGACGAGCCGCCCGCCCGGCGGGTCGGCCGCGGGCGGGGGAGGCTTCGGCGCGTCGGCCGCGTACGAAGGTCCCGTCCCGGGCGACGGGACCGCCACCCTGCACCGTCCCGCCTCCGGCGATGTGCTGCCCACACTCGCCCACTGGGCCGCCCGGCAGGGCTGGATCGCGCAGGCGGGGGCCGTGCTCCTCGCGTACGGCTGCCCGGCCGGAGCCTCCGCCGCCCAGATCCGGCACGACCACCTCGCCGCCGGATACGGCATCGGCCACGCTCAGGCCGCGGCCACCGCCGCCGGCGTGCCGTCACGGCCGGTCGGCTCCTGGCAGGGCGCGGACCTCGGCGCCGCGCTCGGCGGACCGGCCGGACAGGACTGGGTGATCCACGGCCTGGCTCTCGGCCGCACGCCGGCCGTCGACCGAACGCCGCGACCGACGACCGGCCGTAGGACGGGCCCGGCGACGGGCCGTACGAATGGCCCGGCCGCCGGCAGTACGACAACCACCGCGACCGGTCGTGGGGTAGGCGCTGCGACGGTCCCTCATGCAGGCGCTGCCGCAGACGCTGGAACCGGACGTTCGGCAGGCACTGCGACCGGCCGTGAGACACCCGCTGCGCCCGGTCCTGCGCCCCGCCCCGCGACCGGCCGTGAGACACCCGCTGCGCCCCGCCCTGCGACCGGTCCTGCGACCGGTCCTGCGACCGGTCCTGCGACCGGCCGTGAGGCAGGGACTGCGACCCGCTCGGCGCCCCGCCCCGCGACCGGCCGGACGATCCAAGGAGACGAACCGTCATGA
- a CDS encoding YcaO-like family protein, with the protein MTSPLTLDALVDPVCGLIRAVEPVPHPAGAPPRYTAMTADVGDARRFGAWPADRVSLGTTFGDPEGARIAAVAEAVERYCGNRLPPAGHPDAPRRATAAELLAEGRTLYGPGDLPVYADWQYERPRFEYGRLTLDTPALWARAQEDGEECWAPVALTHLNWRQGELRSLPRTHHLNYAGIATGQGFDDAVERGLLEVVERDALELWWHLDGPTRGIDPASVPGLTRDLDGCGLEVSVVEMPSEFAPCMAALVHDPARGIHAAGFACRYDPADAARKAVLEAVHTWVFTQGATDADGWVFRAIDAGMLARGLYLDHRADRRYLDDCGPDFRAVRDLGAHVQVWLDPRTAPLAERFTRPALGVVPVSEVAHGSRAALEERLAAGGHRIVTLDLTTEDVAETPLRVARVLVSGLVPNAPAAFGYFGCPRFAEAALGRGWRAHAPTGPGDFTLTPPPHM; encoded by the coding sequence TTGACCAGCCCCCTGACCCTCGACGCGCTCGTGGACCCCGTCTGCGGGCTGATACGCGCCGTGGAGCCCGTACCGCACCCGGCCGGTGCGCCGCCCCGCTACACCGCCATGACCGCGGACGTCGGCGACGCACGCCGCTTCGGGGCGTGGCCGGCCGACCGGGTGTCGCTCGGCACCACCTTCGGCGATCCCGAAGGCGCGCGGATCGCCGCGGTCGCGGAGGCCGTCGAGCGCTACTGCGGCAACCGGCTGCCCCCTGCCGGACACCCCGACGCGCCCCGCCGGGCCACGGCCGCGGAACTCCTCGCGGAGGGCCGCACCCTCTACGGCCCCGGGGACCTGCCCGTGTACGCCGACTGGCAGTACGAACGCCCCCGGTTCGAGTACGGCCGCCTCACCCTTGACACCCCCGCGCTGTGGGCCCGCGCGCAGGAGGACGGCGAGGAGTGCTGGGCACCCGTCGCGCTGACCCATCTCAACTGGCGGCAGGGGGAGTTGCGCAGCCTGCCCCGCACCCACCACCTCAACTACGCGGGCATCGCCACCGGTCAGGGCTTCGACGACGCCGTGGAACGGGGCCTCCTCGAGGTCGTCGAGCGCGACGCCCTCGAACTGTGGTGGCACCTCGACGGCCCCACCCGCGGCATCGATCCCGCCTCGGTCCCCGGCCTCACCCGCGACCTGGACGGCTGCGGCCTCGAGGTGTCCGTCGTCGAGATGCCGTCCGAGTTCGCGCCGTGCATGGCCGCCCTCGTCCACGACCCCGCCCGCGGCATCCACGCAGCCGGGTTCGCCTGCCGCTACGACCCGGCGGACGCCGCCCGCAAGGCCGTCCTGGAGGCCGTGCACACCTGGGTGTTCACCCAGGGCGCGACCGACGCGGACGGCTGGGTCTTCCGGGCGATCGACGCCGGGATGCTGGCCCGCGGCCTCTACCTCGACCACCGGGCCGACCGCCGCTATCTCGACGACTGCGGCCCCGACTTCCGTGCCGTCCGCGACCTCGGCGCGCACGTCCAGGTGTGGCTGGACCCCCGGACGGCGCCGCTGGCCGAGCGGTTCACCCGGCCCGCCCTGGGCGTCGTACCCGTCAGCGAGGTCGCGCACGGCAGCCGGGCCGCTCTGGAGGAGCGGCTCGCCGCCGGCGGGCACCGGATCGTCACCCTGGACCTCACCACGGAGGACGTCGCGGAGACGCCGCTGCGGGTGGCCCGCGTCCTCGTGTCCGGGCTCGTGCCCAACGCACCCGCCGCGTTCGGCTACTTCGGCTGCCCCCGGTTCGCGGAGGCCGCACTCGGACGCGGCTGGCGCGCACACGCACCCACCGGGCCCGGTGACTTCACGCTCACGCCGCCCCCGCACATGTGA